The proteins below are encoded in one region of Enhydrobacter sp.:
- a CDS encoding hydroxyacid dehydrogenase yields the protein MSTGPNSGKNRKKVLIVGRMPQAGLDVLKKRDDVEYEILTDDSVSSLHPRLKDANAVTLGATPFRQAELDAAPGMMVVARLGVGFDAVEIPALNKRRIPLMTTGIANSVSVAEHAMYMMLAAARLTRKHDRFVREGGWGQRLSDLPADLSGKSVLVVGMGRIGSRTAKRCVAFEMETYVLDPNISEAEIRKAGAIKVTDLKAVLPKVDFVSVHCPKSPETVNMFNAETLGLMKPDAFLVNTARGGIVNEEALYNALSTGKLRGAGLDVLDREPPDPKNKLFALENVIFSPHMAGVTKEASDRMAVTAVENILSVFDGRPNAANVVNKEVLSA from the coding sequence ATGTCTACGGGCCCGAATTCCGGCAAGAACCGCAAGAAAGTCCTGATCGTCGGCCGCATGCCGCAGGCCGGCCTCGACGTGCTGAAGAAGCGCGACGATGTCGAATACGAGATCCTGACCGACGATTCGGTTTCCTCGCTGCATCCCAGGCTCAAGGACGCCAACGCCGTCACGCTCGGCGCCACGCCCTTCCGCCAGGCCGAGCTCGACGCCGCGCCCGGCATGATGGTGGTGGCGCGCCTGGGGGTCGGCTTCGACGCGGTCGAAATTCCCGCACTCAACAAGCGCAGGATTCCGCTCATGACGACCGGCATCGCCAACTCGGTCTCGGTCGCCGAGCATGCGATGTACATGATGCTGGCGGCGGCGCGGCTCACCAGGAAGCACGACCGCTTCGTGCGCGAGGGTGGCTGGGGCCAGCGTCTTTCCGATCTGCCGGCCGATCTGTCGGGCAAGTCGGTGCTGGTGGTCGGCATGGGCCGCATCGGCTCGCGCACGGCGAAGCGCTGCGTCGCCTTCGAGATGGAGACCTACGTGCTCGACCCCAACATCTCCGAGGCCGAGATCAGGAAGGCCGGCGCCATCAAGGTGACGGACCTCAAGGCGGTCCTGCCCAAGGTCGATTTCGTCTCCGTCCACTGCCCCAAGTCACCGGAGACGGTGAACATGTTCAATGCCGAGACGCTCGGCCTGATGAAGCCCGATGCGTTCCTGGTGAACACCGCCCGCGGCGGCATCGTGAACGAGGAGGCGCTCTACAACGCGCTCAGCACCGGCAAGCTGCGCGGCGCCGGCCTCGACGTGCTCGACCGCGAGCCGCCCGATCCCAAGAACAAGCTGTTCGCGCTCGAGAACGTCATCTTCAGCCCGCACATGGCAGGCGTCACCAAGGAGGCGAGCGACCGCATGGCCGTCACGGCCGTCGAGAACATCCTGTCGGTGTTCGACGGCCGGCCCAACGCCGCCAACGTCGTGAACAAGGAAGTCCTGTCGGCCTGA